One segment of Methylotuvimicrobium sp. KM2 DNA contains the following:
- the glnD gene encoding [protein-PII] uridylyltransferase: protein MTEALAHIHYFTQSDYIAAFKQLIKSKNLELERSFNPQEPVTPLLVAKAEFVDEILISGWDHFLCEFADQLSLIAVGGYGRKELFPFSDIDIVVLLDKEASTETQAVLGQFCNFLWDIGLKPGLSVRTVEECIQSCIDDQTIMTSLMETRLLRGNPSLCAKVLEPINSGEIWPSSRFFAAKMQEQEHRYFKFHDTAYNLEPNIKEGPGGLRDMQIIAWVFKRHYGSSTLKELIKYGFLPESEYEELITARNVLWRIRYALHLLTGRCEDRLLFDFQRDLAEQFGFKGADPNQSVEEFMQHYYKTVVGLERLNEMLLQLFNERFIGGETTYQEIQTKTTKLIAINGYLEAETDSLFEDNPLALLEIFLVIQQNPSLKGIRSKTIRLIRKSLHLIDDQFRTDKHANHLFIEILRQPRGITHALRRMNRYGVLAAYLPSFAHIVARMQYDLFHIYTVDEHTLFVIRNLRRFSLEKHTHELPFCNDIFLMIPRPELLYIAALFHDIAKGKGGDHSQVGEEIAQAFCQQHDLSKHDTKLVTWLVRNHLIMSMTAQRKDISDPDIIHEFATQVGSTEYLNHLYLLTVADIRATNPELWNSWKDALLKELYSATYNALRRGLKNPINISDRLEENKTEALEELLKLGISEATIHASWKHVGDEYFLRYTAEEIAWQTIAIASCDELDLPLVLLRPQTQRGSAEVFIYTRNEDFIFSISTETLDQLGLTILDARIVTTSDQYVLNSFQVLEQSGDPIKDLHREVHICTALRKNLKEHHINKQKNIRRQSRQARHFPIPTTISFHEDPQRRFTVMELITTDHAGLLSKIGHVLNEHNIQLHDAKISTIGSRAEDMFYFTDYQSNPIQDHETLQNLEQAIHSALRDNL, encoded by the coding sequence GTGACAGAAGCCTTAGCCCATATCCACTATTTCACGCAATCCGATTATATCGCTGCGTTTAAACAGTTAATTAAATCGAAAAACCTTGAGCTTGAGCGGTCATTTAACCCGCAAGAACCGGTCACGCCTTTATTAGTAGCCAAGGCTGAATTCGTCGACGAAATCCTGATTAGCGGCTGGGATCATTTCCTCTGCGAATTCGCCGATCAATTAAGCCTAATTGCGGTAGGCGGATACGGACGAAAAGAATTGTTTCCCTTTTCAGACATCGATATCGTCGTATTATTGGATAAAGAGGCCTCTACGGAAACCCAGGCTGTATTAGGACAATTCTGCAATTTCCTTTGGGACATCGGCTTAAAACCTGGATTGAGTGTACGCACAGTCGAAGAATGCATTCAATCCTGTATCGACGACCAAACCATCATGACCAGCCTAATGGAAACCAGACTATTGCGCGGCAATCCGAGCTTGTGCGCAAAAGTACTCGAACCGATAAACAGCGGAGAGATATGGCCGTCAAGCCGGTTTTTTGCCGCCAAAATGCAGGAACAGGAACATCGTTATTTTAAGTTTCACGACACCGCTTACAATCTCGAACCCAATATCAAGGAAGGCCCCGGCGGACTTCGCGACATGCAGATTATTGCCTGGGTTTTTAAACGCCATTACGGCTCATCAACCCTGAAAGAATTAATTAAATACGGCTTCTTGCCCGAATCCGAATATGAAGAACTGATCACTGCGCGCAACGTACTCTGGCGAATCCGTTATGCACTTCACCTGTTAACCGGTCGCTGCGAGGATCGCCTGCTATTCGACTTTCAACGAGACCTGGCCGAACAATTCGGATTCAAAGGCGCCGACCCGAATCAATCCGTCGAAGAATTCATGCAGCATTACTATAAAACCGTAGTCGGTTTGGAACGGCTCAATGAAATGCTACTACAACTATTTAACGAGCGTTTTATCGGCGGAGAAACGACTTATCAAGAAATCCAAACCAAAACTACAAAACTCATCGCTATTAACGGTTACCTAGAAGCCGAAACGGATAGCCTTTTCGAGGATAACCCACTGGCATTATTGGAAATTTTCCTAGTCATCCAGCAAAATCCTTCACTGAAAGGCATCCGATCAAAAACGATTCGCTTAATCCGTAAAAGCCTGCACCTGATCGACGATCAATTTAGAACCGATAAGCACGCCAATCATCTATTCATCGAGATTTTACGCCAACCGCGAGGCATCACGCACGCACTTCGACGAATGAATCGCTATGGCGTACTCGCCGCGTACCTGCCTAGCTTCGCTCACATCGTCGCCAGAATGCAGTACGATTTATTCCACATTTATACCGTGGACGAACACACCCTATTCGTAATTCGCAATTTGCGGCGCTTTTCGCTGGAAAAGCACACCCACGAACTGCCATTTTGCAACGACATTTTTTTAATGATCCCGAGACCCGAACTACTTTATATCGCGGCATTGTTTCACGATATAGCGAAAGGCAAAGGCGGGGACCACTCCCAAGTTGGCGAAGAAATCGCTCAAGCATTTTGCCAGCAGCACGACCTATCCAAACATGACACCAAGCTCGTTACCTGGCTAGTCCGCAATCATCTGATTATGTCGATGACGGCTCAGCGCAAGGACATCAGCGACCCCGACATCATTCATGAATTCGCCACCCAAGTCGGTAGCACCGAATATTTAAATCATCTTTATTTATTGACTGTCGCAGACATACGCGCAACCAATCCGGAACTATGGAACTCCTGGAAAGACGCATTATTGAAAGAACTCTATAGCGCAACCTACAACGCCTTGCGTCGCGGCCTCAAGAACCCGATCAATATCAGCGACAGACTCGAAGAAAATAAAACCGAAGCCTTGGAAGAACTGCTGAAACTAGGCATTTCCGAAGCGACTATTCATGCATCATGGAAACATGTCGGCGATGAATACTTTCTCAGATATACTGCCGAAGAAATCGCTTGGCAAACCATTGCGATCGCATCCTGCGACGAACTGGACCTGCCGCTGGTGTTACTACGCCCTCAAACTCAACGAGGCAGCGCGGAAGTCTTTATTTACACCCGCAACGAAGACTTTATTTTTTCAATCAGCACCGAGACCCTCGATCAACTCGGCCTTACGATTCTCGACGCAAGGATCGTTACCACCAGCGATCAATACGTATTGAACAGCTTCCAAGTCCTCGAACAATCAGGCGACCCGATCAAGGATTTACACCGAGAAGTCCATATTTGCACAGCGCTCCGTAAAAATCTAAAAGAACACCACATCAATAAACAAAAAAACATTCGACGCCAGTCGAGGCAAGCTCGACACTTTCCAATACCGACAACGATTTCTTTTCACGAAGATCCGCAAAGACGCTTTACGGTCATGGAGCTTATCACAACAGACCATGCGGGACTTCTTTCAAAAATCGGCCATGTGCTCAACGAGCATAACATTCAACTACACGACGCCAAAATCTCCACGATAGGAAGCCGTGCAGAAGACATGTTTTATTTTACCGATTATCAATCCAACCCGATTCAAGACCACGAAACACTACAAAACTTGGAGCAAGCCATTCATTCCGCATTACGCGACAATTTATAG
- a CDS encoding multicopper oxidase domain-containing protein yields the protein MHKNFLTLLCGAMTLIVPLELQAANDLPPSAKIELGESEEVCSDFTSPKWRDAQVIDGVEIQESRLCNPDNPAEIAAFVKGTNNISMSTLMDTQLAADSIIKTNDVDGDGDPDHIIIKLEIVELNGHSPDSTELTTQFDIAPGVQPTFWVFAPKTRDMSTLSLYEPQANALLRVPSPTIRVEEGDTVWLVVENTHHMPHSLHLHGVDHPYMDHSGSGNDGVGQTSAMDIMPGESKTYVIKPRQAGSFYYHCHVQPHTHIPMGLQGIFVVEENRPNNWLQTFNVGNGQVRHPSVAVQEKYAREYDLHYQSADKELHELARSANDPRLLAQKLNMEYDVTDATDDYFMLNGRSFPYTLRESLIEMQPNQKVKLRILNGHTEALGVHIHGHRPMITHYDGIDNGPGSYIMRDVHTMVPAQRIDLELDGTDDGLHSFGEGVWMMHDHVEKSFTTNGIGEGGDISLVVYKDFLDEKGIPKMQGWTLAPYFTKEFWQGKYPLWQDYDKWRSLGLPDARGYKAPLPSPPQMMLEGPSDSFSSTTTDSEKSFIGDLFSGLILGILAYMAIVRREDIFALYHKLVKKPA from the coding sequence ATGCACAAAAATTTCCTTACCCTTCTCTGCGGCGCCATGACGCTTATTGTTCCGCTTGAACTGCAAGCAGCCAATGATTTGCCGCCTTCCGCTAAAATTGAATTGGGCGAATCGGAAGAAGTTTGTTCCGATTTCACTTCACCGAAATGGAGGGATGCACAAGTCATCGACGGCGTTGAGATTCAAGAGTCGAGACTTTGCAACCCCGACAATCCCGCCGAAATTGCCGCCTTCGTAAAAGGCACGAACAACATCAGCATGTCGACGTTAATGGATACTCAATTGGCCGCCGACTCGATCATCAAAACCAATGACGTCGACGGCGACGGCGACCCCGACCATATCATCATAAAGCTCGAAATCGTCGAATTAAACGGCCACTCTCCGGATAGCACCGAATTGACCACTCAATTCGATATTGCGCCAGGCGTACAACCCACCTTTTGGGTATTCGCACCTAAGACCCGCGACATGTCGACTCTGAGCCTCTACGAACCGCAAGCCAATGCGCTACTGCGAGTGCCTTCGCCGACCATACGCGTCGAAGAAGGCGATACCGTCTGGCTAGTTGTCGAAAATACCCACCACATGCCGCATTCATTACATCTACACGGTGTAGATCATCCTTATATGGACCATAGCGGCAGCGGCAATGACGGCGTCGGACAAACCAGCGCAATGGACATCATGCCCGGTGAAAGTAAAACTTATGTCATCAAACCTCGCCAAGCCGGTTCTTTTTATTATCACTGCCACGTTCAGCCCCATACCCACATTCCAATGGGTTTACAGGGCATATTCGTCGTAGAAGAAAATCGCCCAAACAACTGGTTACAAACCTTCAATGTCGGCAATGGCCAAGTTCGACACCCGTCGGTAGCCGTTCAGGAAAAATACGCCCGCGAATACGACTTACATTATCAGTCGGCGGACAAGGAATTGCATGAACTGGCTCGCTCTGCCAACGACCCGCGCCTGCTCGCACAAAAACTGAACATGGAATACGACGTCACCGATGCAACCGACGATTATTTCATGCTGAACGGTCGCTCATTCCCGTATACGCTCAGGGAGTCCTTGATTGAAATGCAGCCGAATCAAAAGGTCAAGCTTCGCATACTAAACGGTCACACCGAAGCATTGGGTGTTCATATACATGGACATAGACCCATGATCACCCATTATGACGGCATCGATAACGGCCCGGGATCTTATATCATGCGGGATGTTCATACCATGGTACCGGCACAACGCATCGATCTCGAACTTGACGGCACCGACGACGGCTTACATAGCTTCGGCGAAGGGGTCTGGATGATGCATGATCATGTCGAAAAATCATTCACTACCAACGGCATCGGCGAAGGCGGCGATATCAGCTTGGTCGTTTACAAAGATTTTCTTGACGAAAAAGGAATTCCGAAAATGCAAGGCTGGACTCTGGCGCCTTATTTCACGAAAGAGTTCTGGCAAGGCAAATACCCGCTATGGCAAGATTACGACAAGTGGCGCAGCTTAGGTCTTCCTGACGCTCGCGGCTACAAAGCTCCTTTGCCGTCTCCACCTCAAATGATGCTTGAAGGACCGTCCGACTCTTTCAGCTCGACGACGACGGACTCGG
- a CDS encoding PilZ domain-containing protein has protein sequence MEKKIYPRVAAHLPVVVTNEEGVRLKVLAIDTSSDGFSIQCSILQRNLMTPGGCYIRNGRPVELNAWLDLPLAGDRPLQVKARCNVEFSRRIARDRCEIGMRYKDLEGDGYENLIRFIENRLVSNEVTMSSV, from the coding sequence ATGGAAAAGAAAATTTATCCTCGTGTTGCTGCGCATTTGCCTGTTGTGGTTACCAATGAAGAAGGTGTGCGTCTCAAAGTATTGGCGATTGATACTTCAAGTGACGGATTCTCGATACAATGCAGTATATTACAGCGGAATTTGATGACTCCCGGCGGATGTTACATCCGTAACGGTCGCCCTGTGGAATTAAATGCATGGCTGGATTTGCCGCTTGCCGGCGATCGCCCTTTACAGGTAAAAGCGCGTTGTAATGTTGAATTTTCTCGCCGGATAGCGAGGGACCGTTGCGAAATCGGTATGCGGTATAAGGATCTCGAAGGTGACGGTTATGAGAATCTTATTCGTTTTATCGAAAATCGATTGGTTTCGAACGAAGTTACGATGTCATCTGTATGA